ATTCCAGGCCCGGTTTATTTTAAAGCGCCGCTCGCCAACACGCGTTTGGGGCGAACCCTGCCCTCCTGCGTGATTTCGCCTACTCCAATAAACCGTTGTCTTATATCATAAATTCTTGCCAAGCCCGCTACGGGCAAATCATCTTTGGCCACTTCTTGGCCGCGTAGAAAACAACCGGATGACAATTCATCCAGGCAAATTTCCGGCAAACCATACAACAGGGCGTCCACTGGCAGCAGTCTTGCATCCCGTTCTTCAAGGCTCATCGCCTCAAGTTGAGCAAGCGTCACGCTCTGCTCCAGGCTGAAAGGCCCCACACCGAGGCGGCGCAACGCCTGCAGATAAGCTCCACAGCCCAAAACCCCACCGATGTCTTCGGCCAGTACCCGGATATAGGTCCCCTTGCTGCAGCAAACCGTAATCGTGAGCGCATCAGCGGCAAACGCCTCGAGATGCAAAGACGCAATTTGAATTTGCCGCGGCGACCGTTCAACCGATTTCCTCTGCCGGGCCAGCACGTACAACGGCTGGCCCTGATGCTTCAGCGCCGAATGCATCGGTGGCGTCTGGCGGGTGCTGCCTATAAAGCGCTCGAGCGCCGCTTCGACTTGCGGGCGGGAAACCGCTACGTTCCGGGTTGAAGTAATTTCTCCCTCCGCATCGCCGGTAGTGGTGGTCTGTCCGAGCTTGACCACCGCTCGATAGGCTTTGGCTGCGTCGAGTAAGCTTTGTGAAAATTTGGTCGCCTCGCCCAGGCAAATCGGCAAGAGACCGGTCGCCAGCGGATCCAGCGTGCCGGTATGCCCGGCTTTGACCGCCTGAAACAGCCGCTTTACCTTCTGCAAAGCCGAATTGGAAGTAATGTCCCGCGGCTTGTCGAGGAGAATAACGCCGCTGATGGCTCTCTTATCGCGCGTGGTCTGCAAGATGAATTAGGGAACCTCTGATTAAGTCCTCCGCAGATTGCGTTGCTGGCAAAATGCGGATGGATGCGAGGCGCGCGACGAAGGTCGTAGCCGGGACTACGACACCGAGGAGGGCCCGCGCAGCGTCGAACCTGAGAAGCTGTGCAGTGAAGCGGGCCAAGCGCTCGCCTCCGCGTTCGCACGTGCCGAGGCTCCACGCTCCGGCGAGCACGACGCAGACACCGCATTTTACCGCAACCCGGAGGGACGGCTGCCGCGACACGGTAGCCGAAGGCTTGTGTGCGGGAGTGGCAACACGAGCGCCCCGTTTTACGGTGTTGCTTGCGGCAACTTGCGCCCCTGCCCGCACCACGCTTCGCGAGACCGAGTCCGGGGCGCCTTTCCGGGCGGTCTGCTTTGTCGCTCGGCTTGCCAAGGGGAGTAACCCTTGGTTACGCCTCGCTTCGCGCATGCGCTCGCAAAGCGCGGAGCAGGGGCCCCTCTCGGGGATGCGACCGCGGCGCGAGCGCTCTTGGCCCGCCTTCACTGCGCACGTTCCGAGGCGCAACGCTACGGCGGGCCTCCCGGAAAGCCACCGTCGCAACTGCGTGGGATTTAATCAGAGGTTCCTTAAGACGGATGCCTTTTGTCTTCTGCGATGGCCTGGTCAATCAGGCTGGAAAGCCGCACGCCGTGCTCCACCGAAGTGTCGTAGACAAAATGCAGCTGCGGCACGGCGTGCATTTTAAGCCGCTGCGCCAGTTGGCTGCGCAAAAACCCCGCCGCGCGTTGCAAGCCTTGAAGCGTTTCCGGTTTTAATTCGCCAAGCTGGGTGAAAAATATCCTGGCGTGGGCGTAATCTGGAGTGACTTCGACGCCGGTGAGCGTAATCATGCCCACGCGCGGATCCTTCAATTCCAGCCGCACGATTTCCGCCAGTTCGCGCTGGATTTGCTCGGCGACACGGCGGCTGCGGGGGTAATCCTTGTGCATGACAAATTCTGGTTAAGAGTCGAAAGTCCAGAGTTCAGAGTAAACTCAAAACACTTAACTCTCAACACTCAACTCTCTACAACGTTCGTGCCACTTCGACAACCTCATAAACCTCGAGCTGGTCGCCGACATTGATGTCGTCGTAACCCTTGAGCGACAGGCCGCACTCAAAACCGGCTTTCACTTCACGCGCGTCATCCTTGAAGCGCTTCAGCGATTCGATTTCGCCGCTGTGGATCACCACGTTGTCGCGCAGCACCCGCACCGGCGAATTGCGCTTGACCAGCCCTTCCAGCACATAGCAGCCGGCGACCGTGCCGACTTTCGAAATGCGAAACACCTGGCGTATGTCCACCAGCCCGATGACGTTTTCCTTGCGTTCGGGGGCGAGCATTCCGGAAAGCGCGGCTTTTATCTCATCCACCGCCTCGTAAATGATGTTGTAGTAACGCGCATCCACGCCGATGCTGGCTATCAGCTTGCGGGCAGTGCTGTCGGCGCGGGTATTAAAGCCAATCACCACGGCTTTGGACGCGAACGCCAGGTTGACGTCGGATTCGGTAATCGCGCCGACACCGCTGTGGATGATGTTGACCTTGACTTCGCCAGTGGAAAGTTTCGAGAGCGCGTGGGTAAGCGCCTCGTAGGAGCCCTGCACGTCGGCCTTGATGACGAGCGAGAGCGTCTTCACCTGCCCCTCTCCCATGTGCTCGAACATGTTTTCGAGCTTCGCCGTCTGCTGCCTGGCGAGCTTCACATCGCGGAACTTGCCCTGTCGAAACAGCGCGATTTCGCGCGCCTTGCGCTCGTCCCCCAGTACCTGCGCCGGCTCGCCTGCGACCGGCACGCCAGCCAAACCCTGGATTTCCACCGGAATCGAAGGCCAAGCCTCTTGTATGGTGCGCCCGGCTTCGTCGAACATGTCGCGTACGCGGCCAAATACCGCACCCGCGAGCAATATATCGCCGCGTTTGAGCGTGCCGGATTGCACGAGTATCGTCGCCACCGGACCGCGCCCTTTATCCAAGCGCGACTCGATCACCAAGCCCTTGGCGGGACCGTCCTTGGCCGCCTTGAGCTCCAGCACCTCGGCTTGCAGCAGCACGCCTTCCAGAAGCTGGTCTATCCCCTGCCCGGTCTTGGCGGAAACCTGGACGAACATCGCTTCGCCGCCGTATTCCTCCGGCAACACTTCGTGCACCAGCAGTTCCTGCTTGATGCGGTCGGGATTGGCCTCCGGCTTGTCGATTTTGTTAATCGCCACCACGATCGGCACTTTCGCCGCCTTGGCGTGGTGAATGGCTTCAATCGTCTGCGGCATCACACCGTCATCGGCGGCCACCACCAGAATCACGATGTCGGTGGCTTTCGCGCCGCGCGCGCGCATCGCGGTAAACGCTTCGTGTCCGGGCGTGTCAAGGAAGGTGATGGTGCCTTTCGGCGTTTCAACGTGGTACGCGCCGATGTGCTGGGTAATGCCGCCGGCTTCGCCGCTCGCCACGCGGGTGCGGCGGATGTAGTCGAGCAACGACGTCTTGCCGTGGTCCACATGCCCCATCACCGTCACCACCGGAGCACGCGGCTGCTGAGGGAATTCTTGCGGCGGCTGCTCTTCTGCGCTCAAGAACGATTCGGGATCGTCGAGCTTGGCACGCTTGGCGATGTGGCCCATTTCCTCGACCACAACCATCGCGGTATCCTGGTCGAGCACCTGGTTGATGGTGACCATCGTGCCCATGTTCATCAGGATCTTGATGACTTCCGCCGCCTTCACCGACATTTTCTGGGCCAGCATGCCAACGGTGATGGTTTCCGGTACCGGCACTTCGTGCACCACCGGTTCGGTGGGCATGGAGAACGCGTGCGGCTGCAGGGGCTGGCCTTCCGGCTGCGGCTGCCTGGGCTTGGGTCCCTTGCGCTCGCGCCAGCCCTGGCCGCCGGCGAAATCACCCCTGGTCTTGATGGTGCGTCTGCGGGCAGTCTCTTCCTGCCAAATGACTTGTCTCTGCTTCCTGGTTTTCTTGTCCGCCTTGGCGGCTTTTTCCGGCGTCATCGCCGGCTTGTGTAGCGTGCCTTCGGTTCCGGGCACGGGGGCGGCCTGTTTCTGCTCCGGCGCTTCGGTTTTCGCTTCAGGCTGCTTGCGCTTTTGCCCTTTTTCCTGCTTCTCGCGCAATGCCTCGCTTTGCCTTGCGATCAGCTCAGCCTGCTTGCGCGCTTCTTCCTCGCGCAGCGCAACTTGCTCGGCATCCAGCATTGGCGCGGCGTCGTGTCCTTCGCCTTCGGCGGACTCGTCGCGCTTCACGAACACGCGCTTTTTGCGCACTTCCACCTGAATCGTGCGCGCCTTGCCGGTGCTGTCGGCTTTCTTGATTTCCGAAGTCTGCCGGCGAGTCAGCGTGATTTTCTTTTTCTGGTCTTTTGCGCCGTGCATGCGATGCAGGTATTCCAGCAGCTGAGTCTTGTCCTGCTCGGTAAGCAGGTCTTCGG
This is a stretch of genomic DNA from Burkholderiales bacterium. It encodes these proteins:
- the truB gene encoding tRNA pseudouridine(55) synthase TruB — encoded protein: MQTTRDKRAISGVILLDKPRDITSNSALQKVKRLFQAVKAGHTGTLDPLATGLLPICLGEATKFSQSLLDAAKAYRAVVKLGQTTTTGDAEGEITSTRNVAVSRPQVEAALERFIGSTRQTPPMHSALKHQGQPLYVLARQRKSVERSPRQIQIASLHLEAFAADALTITVCCSKGTYIRVLAEDIGGVLGCGAYLQALRRLGVGPFSLEQSVTLAQLEAMSLEERDARLLPVDALLYGLPEICLDELSSGCFLRGQEVAKDDLPVAGLARIYDIRQRFIGVGEITQEGRVRPKRVLASGALK
- the rbfA gene encoding 30S ribosome-binding factor RbfA, whose product is MHKDYPRSRRVAEQIQRELAEIVRLELKDPRVGMITLTGVEVTPDYAHARIFFTQLGELKPETLQGLQRAAGFLRSQLAQRLKMHAVPQLHFVYDTSVEHGVRLSSLIDQAIAEDKRHPS
- the infB gene encoding translation initiation factor IF-2 is translated as MAQMNVEQFARELKLDPSRLIEQLQAAGVDKQQAEDLLTEQDKTQLLEYLHRMHGAKDQKKKITLTRRQTSEIKKADSTGKARTIQVEVRKKRVFVKRDESAEGEGHDAAPMLDAEQVALREEEARKQAELIARQSEALREKQEKGQKRKQPEAKTEAPEQKQAAPVPGTEGTLHKPAMTPEKAAKADKKTRKQRQVIWQEETARRRTIKTRGDFAGGQGWRERKGPKPRQPQPEGQPLQPHAFSMPTEPVVHEVPVPETITVGMLAQKMSVKAAEVIKILMNMGTMVTINQVLDQDTAMVVVEEMGHIAKRAKLDDPESFLSAEEQPPQEFPQQPRAPVVTVMGHVDHGKTSLLDYIRRTRVASGEAGGITQHIGAYHVETPKGTITFLDTPGHEAFTAMRARGAKATDIVILVVAADDGVMPQTIEAIHHAKAAKVPIVVAINKIDKPEANPDRIKQELLVHEVLPEEYGGEAMFVQVSAKTGQGIDQLLEGVLLQAEVLELKAAKDGPAKGLVIESRLDKGRGPVATILVQSGTLKRGDILLAGAVFGRVRDMFDEAGRTIQEAWPSIPVEIQGLAGVPVAGEPAQVLGDERKAREIALFRQGKFRDVKLARQQTAKLENMFEHMGEGQVKTLSLVIKADVQGSYEALTHALSKLSTGEVKVNIIHSGVGAITESDVNLAFASKAVVIGFNTRADSTARKLIASIGVDARYYNIIYEAVDEIKAALSGMLAPERKENVIGLVDIRQVFRISKVGTVAGCYVLEGLVKRNSPVRVLRDNVVIHSGEIESLKRFKDDAREVKAGFECGLSLKGYDDINVGDQLEVYEVVEVARTL